The Bacteriovorax sp. Seq25_V genome includes a region encoding these proteins:
- a CDS encoding YebC/PmpR family DNA-binding transcriptional regulator: MGRKWANIEKKKGAADKLKSQIYTKILFEVTKAVKSGGEDPGSNFLLKIALEKCKKNNVPKDNVDKAIKKGLGGDNDGYQDITYEGYGPNGVGVFVEASTNNVTRTVANVRNYFKKAGGSLGTTGSLQFVFDRKAVFEIPVGEIDEDEFTLEMIDAGAEDIEVEDGYFTVTGPMEVFGAVTKKLEEIGIQPEEASLEQVPTTFKEVDDETYLTIMKLVDNLESDEDVIKVYHNIQFDERFNDL, translated from the coding sequence ATGGGAAGAAAATGGGCGAACATCGAAAAGAAAAAAGGTGCCGCAGATAAACTTAAAAGTCAGATCTATACAAAGATTCTCTTCGAAGTAACAAAAGCTGTAAAGTCTGGTGGAGAAGATCCAGGATCTAACTTTCTTTTAAAAATTGCATTAGAAAAATGTAAGAAGAATAACGTTCCAAAAGACAATGTTGATAAGGCAATTAAAAAAGGACTTGGTGGTGATAACGACGGCTACCAAGATATCACTTATGAAGGTTATGGGCCAAATGGTGTTGGAGTATTCGTAGAAGCATCTACAAATAACGTCACAAGAACAGTTGCCAATGTTAGAAATTACTTCAAGAAAGCTGGTGGTTCACTTGGAACAACAGGTTCTCTTCAATTTGTTTTTGATAGAAAGGCCGTTTTTGAAATTCCAGTTGGCGAAATCGATGAGGATGAATTTACTCTTGAGATGATTGATGCTGGAGCCGAAGATATCGAAGTTGAAGATGGTTACTTCACAGTAACAGGACCAATGGAAGTATTTGGAGCAGTAACGAAGAAGCTAGAAGAAATTGGAATTCAACCAGAAGAAGCTTCACTTGAGCAAGTTCCTACAACTTTTAAAGAAGTTGATGATGAAACTTATCTAACTATTATGAAGCTTGTTGATAATCTAGAATCAGATGAAGATGTTATTAAGGTTTATCACAATATTCAATTTGATGAGAGATTCAACGACCTCTAA
- a CDS encoding VF530 family DNA-binding protein gives MTEQKNNPLHGKSLKSILEELVEKLGFEELGRVVKINCFINDPSIQSSLKFLRKTPWAREKVEKLYVRLLNMDK, from the coding sequence ATGACAGAACAAAAAAACAATCCTTTACATGGAAAGAGTTTGAAATCTATTCTTGAAGAACTAGTTGAAAAATTAGGCTTCGAAGAGCTTGGGAGGGTTGTAAAAATTAATTGTTTTATAAATGATCCAAGTATTCAGTCGAGCTTGAAGTTTCTAAGAAAGACACCTTGGGCAAGAGAGAAAGTTGAGAAGCTCTATGTAAGGCTTCTCAACATGGATAAGTAA